One Intestinimonas butyriciproducens genomic window, TTCCCCAACCGACCGGTTCACCTCCCGGTCATCTGTGGCCGCCACAGCCAGAAAAGCGCCCGCAAGATCTCCCGGCACATAGACACGTGGGACCCAATCGATGTTCCTCACGCCGCCCTTCCATTCGGGTGCGATCACCGTTACAGACGCGCCAAATTCGCCCAGGACCGCCGCCCTGCGGGCGGCGATGGCCCCACCGCCCACGATCACACATCGTCTGCCGTACAGGTCAACAAATAGCGGGAAACAGGATGCGTTTTTCTCCATGGCAATTCTCCCTCT contains:
- a CDS encoding precorrin-2 dehydrogenase/sirohydrochlorin ferrochelatase family protein: MEKNASCFPLFVDLYGRRCVIVGGGAIAARRAAVLGEFGASVTVIAPEWKGGVRNIDWVPRVYVPGDLAGAFLAVAATDDREVNRSVGEEARKLGIPVSVADRREECTFFFPAVCEHGGVTVGLVSHSGGDHRRAAEAASAVRKALEELD